In Geminocystis sp. NIES-3708, a single window of DNA contains:
- the rfbC gene encoding dTDP-4-dehydrorhamnose 3,5-epimerase: MKITVTKIPDVLIIEPKIFGDERGFFFESFNSKSWQEKTGLNTNFVQDNHSRSQKNVLRGLHYQIQQPQGKLVRAILGEIFDVAVDIRKKSPTFGQWVGEILTAENKKQLWIPEGFAHGFLVLSENAEVVYKTNNFYAPEYDRAIRWDDGDININWNIKITPLLSQKDKNAPLLKDADIFD; this comes from the coding sequence ATGAAAATTACTGTTACTAAAATTCCCGATGTTTTAATCATTGAGCCTAAAATTTTTGGAGATGAAAGAGGATTTTTTTTTGAAAGTTTTAATAGTAAGTCTTGGCAGGAAAAAACTGGTTTAAATACTAATTTTGTCCAAGATAATCATTCTCGCTCTCAAAAAAATGTTTTAAGAGGATTACATTATCAAATTCAACAACCTCAAGGCAAATTAGTCAGAGCAATACTAGGAGAAATTTTTGATGTTGCAGTAGATATTCGTAAAAAATCTCCTACTTTTGGGCAATGGGTAGGAGAAATTTTAACAGCTGAAAATAAAAAACAATTATGGATTCCTGAAGGTTTTGCTCATGGTTTTTTAGTGTTATCTGAAAATGCTGAAGTTGTATATAAAACTAATAATTTTTACGCTCCAGAATATGATAGAGCGATTCGTTGGGATGATGGCGATATTAATATTAATTGGAACATCAAAATAACTCCTTTACTATCCCAAAAAGATAAAAATGCACCCTTATTAAAAGATGCAGATATTTTTGATTAA
- a CDS encoding class I SAM-dependent methyltransferase: protein MNTTTSKLDNNFSIKLINGLLNIKPLMEFAKTRARSMIIKRANLIGVGWENNVKNLQNHDWQTEIQVVENPDITYPSYYLTSFHAYDHGNLSWEAAWELESASYSVHSTVYSKTPQADGDRNLRESYNQVLKSEIISNPENILDFGCGVGLSTFALQENYPQSNISGLDLSPYFLSVANYQSKIKNKSINWIHSAAELTNLPVKSFDLISAFLMFHELPQSAAENIILSANKLLKKGGYFGIMDMNPQSENYQKMPRYVLTLLKSTEPYLDEYFTLDIASVFEKCGFSTPKIIPISPRHRAIIAQKVN from the coding sequence ATGAATACAACAACTAGCAAATTAGATAACAACTTTTCGATCAAATTAATCAATGGTTTATTGAATATTAAACCTTTAATGGAATTTGCTAAAACCAGAGCCCGTAGTATGATTATTAAACGTGCGAATCTAATCGGTGTAGGATGGGAAAATAATGTTAAAAATCTTCAAAACCATGATTGGCAAACTGAAATTCAAGTTGTAGAAAATCCTGATATTACTTATCCTTCTTATTATCTTACTTCTTTTCATGCTTATGATCACGGTAATCTTAGCTGGGAAGCGGCTTGGGAATTAGAATCTGCATCTTATAGTGTTCATTCTACCGTCTATTCTAAAACTCCTCAAGCTGATGGAGATCGAAATTTAAGAGAAAGTTATAATCAAGTTTTAAAGTCAGAAATTATCTCCAATCCTGAGAATATATTAGATTTTGGTTGTGGTGTTGGCTTAAGTACTTTTGCTTTACAAGAAAATTATCCACAGAGTAATATTTCTGGTTTAGATTTATCACCTTACTTTTTATCGGTAGCCAATTATCAAAGTAAAATAAAAAATAAGTCTATTAATTGGATTCATAGTGCGGCAGAATTAACTAATTTACCAGTAAAATCCTTTGACTTAATTTCAGCTTTTTTAATGTTTCATGAATTACCTCAATCTGCCGCTGAAAATATTATCTTATCCGCTAATAAATTATTAAAAAAAGGTGGATACTTTGGAATAATGGATATGAATCCACAATCAGAAAATTATCAAAAAATGCCTCGTTATGTTTTAACTTTATTAAAAAGTACTGAGCCTTATTTAGATGAATATTTTACTTTAGATATAGCATCAGTTTTTGAAAAATGTGGTTTTTCTACTCCTAAAATTATACCCATCAGTCCTCGTCATCGCGCTATTATTGCTCAAAAAGTTAATTGA
- a CDS encoding site-2 protease family protein yields the protein MFNLSDNFTTIAITLVAFIIIIWGYNRAKLFGEIGILAWLQSLTLMSPWLVFFGLLATGIYINLISVILFLVLSSGIYIYLGNLIRKKATKNINPDNLEQIKKQLIENINKNETVSDSNKISSSNNNLDNFKQNQFPIKIEQIQPDFTPINEEDLKVIKTIFGIDTFFITETIPYQEGVILKGNLRGEADFTHQHLTEKLTAKLGDKYRLFLVETPEGKPVVIILPSTNDPKPLTLSQKNLALVLFLATIFTSMEAIALLLGFDLVGNWNRYQEVLPLCIGLWIILLAHEIGHQIIGAKNNVKISLPFFIPTIQIGSFGAITRFESIIPSRSVLFDISFAGPAAGFAVSFLILLLGFLMSNGESGFQIPTNFFQGSIFVGILAKLFFNSALQSETIGINPLMILGWLGLVINALNLLPAGQLDGGRIIQAIYGRKTCRRATIGTLIILGIVSILNPINSLPFYWAIVILFLQRELERPSLNEITEPNDKRAAWGLILIFLSLTTLIPITPTLASRLGIGIGL from the coding sequence ATGTTTAATTTATCTGATAATTTTACTACTATCGCCATTACTTTAGTTGCCTTTATAATCATTATTTGGGGTTATAATCGAGCTAAACTTTTTGGTGAGATAGGTATTTTAGCGTGGCTACAATCTTTAACATTAATGAGTCCTTGGCTAGTATTTTTTGGATTATTAGCAACGGGGATATATATTAATCTTATTTCTGTTATTTTATTTCTAGTTTTATCTTCAGGTATTTATATTTATTTAGGTAATTTAATTAGAAAAAAAGCAACGAAAAATATTAACCCTGACAATCTCGAACAAATTAAAAAACAATTAATTGAAAATATTAACAAAAATGAAACTGTAAGTGATAGCAATAAAATATCATCATCTAATAATAATCTTGATAATTTTAAACAAAATCAATTTCCGATTAAAATCGAACAAATACAACCTGATTTTACTCCTATTAATGAAGAAGATTTAAAAGTCATTAAAACTATTTTTGGCATCGATACTTTTTTTATAACCGAAACAATACCTTATCAAGAAGGCGTTATTTTAAAAGGGAATTTACGGGGAGAAGCTGATTTTACTCATCAACATTTAACTGAAAAATTAACTGCTAAATTGGGTGATAAATATCGCTTATTTTTAGTGGAAACTCCTGAAGGAAAACCTGTTGTTATTATTTTACCTAGTACTAATGACCCTAAGCCTTTAACCCTCTCACAAAAAAATCTCGCTTTAGTATTATTTTTAGCAACAATTTTTACCAGTATGGAGGCGATTGCTTTACTGTTAGGATTCGATTTAGTTGGTAATTGGAATCGTTATCAAGAAGTTTTACCCTTGTGTATTGGTTTATGGATTATTTTATTAGCTCATGAAATAGGACATCAAATTATAGGAGCAAAAAATAATGTTAAAATAAGTTTGCCTTTCTTTATCCCTACGATACAAATAGGCAGTTTTGGTGCTATTACTCGTTTTGAATCTATCATTCCTAGTCGCTCTGTCTTGTTTGATATTTCATTTGCTGGACCCGCCGCAGGATTTGCCGTTTCGTTTCTGATACTACTTTTAGGTTTTTTGATGTCTAATGGTGAAAGTGGTTTTCAAATTCCCACTAATTTTTTTCAAGGCTCAATTTTTGTCGGTATTTTAGCAAAATTATTTTTTAATTCTGCTTTACAAAGTGAAACCATCGGTATAAATCCCTTAATGATTTTGGGATGGTTAGGATTAGTGATTAATGCCTTAAATCTTTTACCAGCAGGTCAACTCGACGGTGGTAGAATTATTCAAGCAATCTATGGTAGAAAAACCTGTCGCCGTGCTACTATCGGCACATTAATTATTTTAGGTATTGTTAGCATTCTCAATCCTATTAATTCTTTACCTTTCTATTGGGCGATCGTCATTTTATTCTTACAAAGAGAATTAGAGCGTCCTAGTTTAAATGAAATAACTGAACCTAATGATAAACGAGCGGCATGGGGATTAATATTAATTTTTTTATCTTTAACAACCTTAATTCCTATCACCCCAACTTTAGCTAGTCGTTTAGGTATCGGCATTGGATTGTAG
- the rpsU gene encoding 30S ribosomal protein S21: MTQVVVGQNENIESALRRFKRQVSKAGIFADIKRLRHFETPIEKQKRKAVARRKKRFR; encoded by the coding sequence ATGACCCAAGTGGTTGTGGGACAAAACGAAAATATAGAATCAGCTTTACGTCGCTTTAAAAGACAGGTTTCTAAAGCTGGAATCTTCGCTGATATTAAGCGTCTGCGTCATTTTGAAACCCCCATTGAAAAACAAAAACGCAAAGCCGTTGCCCGTCGCAAAAAACGCTTTCGTTAA
- a CDS encoding ATP-binding protein, whose protein sequence is MANISKVKAIDFNSLRFRLTLGVALLSTLGLGSVAFWINWKMQNLLIMTHKQTVNSVANRFPHDVEIYSEMVSLEMGIQKTIKNLSDHKNLFWFKNKNNLIIAKSSYFYPQLANIEHLSSTPKVIILNQNYWLICGIPLNINQKFIGHLYIAQNITNEQILFSYLIRSLTIATIVAIAIMIMAIAYYIYYSLKPLEKICNVAENISAEKLKEVSINFNNSPSEVKKLAQTLEKMLIRLGQSWENQQQLLSNVSHELRTPLTIISGYLQSTLRRGENLTSIQKEALSVAVSEANRTVQLLEDLLDLARADNGNIQMQLEIVIVNDLIREIIAMAQQYRTRNINLIEKNMNIKIKVDPNRFKQICLNLIDNAIKYSPENTDINIILKHDKSAIIEIHDQGIGIPLALQHRVFERFYRVDEARNRDTGGTGLGLAIVKSLVTTMNGTINLISQPEKGSIFTVSFPLIE, encoded by the coding sequence ATGGCTAATATATCTAAAGTAAAAGCTATTGATTTTAATTCTTTAAGATTTCGCTTAACTTTAGGTGTTGCATTACTTTCTACTCTGGGATTAGGCAGTGTAGCCTTCTGGATAAATTGGAAAATGCAAAATTTATTAATAATGACTCATAAACAAACCGTTAATTCTGTAGCCAATCGTTTTCCCCATGATGTAGAAATTTATAGTGAAATGGTTTCTTTAGAAATGGGTATTCAAAAAACTATTAAAAATTTATCTGATCATAAAAATTTATTTTGGTTTAAAAATAAGAATAATCTTATTATTGCTAAATCAAGTTATTTTTATCCTCAATTAGCTAATATTGAACATCTATCTTCAACTCCAAAAGTGATCATTCTTAATCAGAATTATTGGCTTATTTGTGGAATTCCTTTAAATATTAATCAAAAATTTATTGGTCATTTATATATTGCTCAAAATATTACTAACGAACAAATTTTATTTAGCTATTTAATTCGCAGTTTAACTATTGCGACTATTGTCGCTATTGCTATAATGATTATGGCGATCGCCTATTATATTTATTATTCTTTAAAACCATTAGAAAAAATTTGTAATGTTGCTGAAAATATCTCTGCCGAAAAATTAAAAGAAGTATCAATTAACTTTAATAATAGTCCTAGTGAAGTGAAAAAACTAGCCCAAACTTTAGAAAAAATGTTAATAAGATTAGGGCAAAGTTGGGAAAATCAACAACAATTATTAAGTAATGTTTCTCATGAATTAAGAACACCTTTAACGATCATATCAGGATATTTACAAAGTACTTTAAGACGGGGAGAAAATCTAACTTCCATACAAAAAGAAGCCTTATCGGTAGCAGTATCAGAAGCAAATCGTACAGTACAATTATTAGAAGATTTATTAGATTTAGCAAGGGCAGATAATGGTAATATTCAGATGCAATTAGAAATAGTAATCGTCAATGATTTAATCCGAGAAATTATTGCTATGGCTCAACAATATCGCACAAGAAATATTAATTTAATAGAAAAAAATATGAATATTAAGATTAAAGTGGATCCTAACAGATTTAAACAAATTTGTCTTAATTTAATTGATAATGCTATTAAATATTCTCCTGAAAATACTGATATTAATATTATTTTAAAGCATGATAAATCAGCTATTATTGAAATTCATGATCAAGGAATTGGCATTCCTTTAGCTTTACAACATAGAGTTTTTGAACGTTTTTATCGAGTAGATGAAGCTAGAAATAGAGATACGGGGGGTACGGGTTTAGGACTAGCTATTGTAAAAAGTTTAGTAACGACAATGAATGGTACAATTAATTTAATTTCTCAACCAGAAAAAGGTAGTATTTTTACTGTTAGTTTTCCTCTGATAGAATAA
- a CDS encoding TVP38/TMEM64 family protein — translation MVERTFRIFCIVGYTYLIALVKVNYYFRKTGQLQVKSRLIILTLICILVSGVGIFLMGGINPELLENFVAKLGLFAPFFYIILYIIATILLLPSTPLNVSGGLIFGFWWGLLWTAIAAVIAAMVSFAYSRFLGRKWVKKRFGIHLQRLDKEIKKGGMSYIFAIRLLPLIPYGIVNFGAGLTCVKKKDYLLGTIFGTIPGILPFVMMGAGISAMSKGDMLMITLSLGLTGLLVGAATYYQKISN, via the coding sequence ATGGTAGAGAGAACCTTCAGAATATTTTGTATTGTAGGCTACACTTATTTGATCGCATTAGTAAAAGTAAACTATTATTTTAGAAAAACAGGACAATTACAAGTGAAGAGCAGACTAATTATATTAACATTAATTTGTATTTTAGTATCAGGGGTAGGTATTTTCTTGATGGGAGGTATTAATCCAGAGTTATTAGAGAATTTTGTCGCTAAATTGGGACTATTTGCTCCTTTTTTTTATATTATTCTTTATATTATTGCTACTATTTTATTGTTACCTTCTACTCCTTTAAATGTTAGCGGTGGTTTGATTTTTGGTTTTTGGTGGGGGCTTCTTTGGACGGCGATCGCTGCTGTAATAGCGGCAATGGTAAGTTTTGCCTATTCAAGATTTTTAGGCAGGAAATGGGTTAAAAAAAGATTTGGGATTCATTTGCAACGATTAGATAAAGAAATAAAAAAGGGTGGAATGAGTTATATTTTCGCAATTCGTTTACTACCTTTGATTCCCTATGGAATAGTTAATTTTGGTGCTGGTTTAACTTGTGTCAAGAAAAAAGATTATCTTTTGGGAACTATTTTTGGTACGATTCCGGGTATCTTACCATTTGTGATGATGGGTGCGGGAATTTCAGCAATGAGTAAAGGAGATATGTTGATGATTACTCTTTCTTTAGGATTGACGGGTTTATTAGTAGGTGCAGCTACATATTATCAAAAAATAAGTAATTAG
- the urtA gene encoding urea ABC transporter substrate-binding protein, protein MSRLGRRKFLLYSSATIGTSLLLKACGNSPPPADDTATTTPTESPAPATGDAIKVGILQSLSGTMAISETSVVDAEKLAIKEINAAGGVLGKQIEAIVEDGASDWPTFAEKATKLIDQDKVATVFGCWTSASRKAVLPVFESKNHMLWYPVQYEGQECSKNIFYTGAAPNQQIEPAVDWLLENKGKDFFLIGSDYVFPRTANTIIKAQLDAKGGKVVGEDYLPLGSTEVTPIIAKIKAALPNGGVIFNSLNGDSNVAFFKQIQAAGLTPDKFPVMSVSIAEEEVQQIGVEYLKGHYAAWNYFQTVESPENKKFVDAFKAEYGQDRVVNDPMEAAYTMVYLWKQAVEAAGSIDDIEKVRTSAVGQQFAAPHGPVKMLPNHHIAKTVRIGQVRDDGLFDIVYSTEAPVDAIPWNQFVAETKGYSCDWTDPAKGGKFKMS, encoded by the coding sequence ATGTCCAGACTCGGAAGAAGAAAATTTCTATTATACAGTTCAGCCACTATTGGTACAAGTTTATTATTAAAAGCCTGTGGAAATTCACCTCCTCCTGCTGATGATACCGCAACAACCACTCCCACTGAATCACCAGCACCTGCCACTGGAGACGCTATAAAAGTAGGTATTTTACAATCTTTAAGCGGTACAATGGCTATTAGTGAAACCAGCGTTGTGGATGCGGAAAAATTAGCCATTAAAGAAATCAATGCGGCGGGAGGAGTATTAGGAAAACAAATTGAAGCAATCGTGGAAGATGGTGCTTCTGATTGGCCCACTTTTGCGGAAAAAGCAACTAAACTAATAGATCAAGATAAAGTCGCTACGGTTTTTGGATGTTGGACTTCTGCCAGTCGTAAAGCAGTATTACCAGTATTTGAATCTAAAAATCATATGCTATGGTATCCTGTACAATATGAAGGTCAAGAATGTTCCAAAAATATATTTTACACTGGTGCAGCCCCGAATCAACAAATTGAACCAGCAGTAGATTGGTTGTTAGAGAATAAGGGTAAAGACTTTTTCTTAATTGGTTCTGATTATGTATTTCCTCGTACTGCTAACACTATTATTAAAGCACAATTAGACGCAAAAGGAGGCAAAGTTGTAGGAGAAGATTATTTACCACTGGGTAGCACAGAAGTAACTCCTATTATTGCTAAAATCAAAGCGGCATTACCTAACGGAGGGGTTATTTTTAATAGTCTTAACGGTGATAGTAACGTAGCTTTCTTTAAACAAATTCAGGCTGCAGGTTTAACTCCTGATAAATTTCCCGTTATGTCAGTAAGTATCGCCGAGGAAGAAGTACAACAAATTGGAGTAGAATATCTTAAAGGACATTATGCTGCATGGAACTATTTTCAAACGGTAGAAAGTCCAGAAAATAAAAAGTTTGTCGATGCTTTTAAAGCAGAATATGGTCAAGATAGAGTCGTAAATGATCCTATGGAAGCGGCTTATACCATGGTATATCTCTGGAAACAAGCTGTTGAAGCTGCTGGTAGTATTGATGACATAGAAAAAGTAAGAACTTCCGCTGTCGGACAACAATTTGCAGCACCCCATGGACCTGTTAAGATGTTACCTAATCATCATATTGCTAAAACTGTACGTATTGGACAAGTAAGAGATGATGGTTTATTTGATATTGTCTATTCTACTGAAGCTCCCGTTGATGCTATTCCTTGGAATCAATTTGTAGCAGAGACTAAAGGATATTCTTGTGATTGGACTGATCCGGCTAAAGGTGGTAAATTTAAGATGAGTTAA